From one Chiloscyllium plagiosum isolate BGI_BamShark_2017 chromosome 24, ASM401019v2, whole genome shotgun sequence genomic stretch:
- the tmem35 gene encoding novel acetylcholine receptor chaperone isoform X1 codes for MGISAGSGRRSSVYDRLRLMMVSSRTVTIVTLSVALGLFFVFMGTIKLTPRLSRDAYSEMKRAYKEYAKALPVLKKMGITSVLLRKLIGTLELSCGIVMTLVPGRPKDVANFVLLLVMLAVLFFHQLVGDPLKRYAHALVFGILLTCRLLIIRQGDDKDMVPGGLMKEVQASGDTKAETEQDKGKLKTS; via the exons ATGGGAATTTCTGCCGGGAGTGGCAGAAGGAG TTCTGTGTATGATCGGCTTCGACTGATGATGGTGTCGTCCAGGACAGTGACAATCGTGACTCTCTCTGTTGCCTTGGGTTTATTCTTTGTCTTCATGGGAACCATTAAATTGACGCCAAGACTGAGCAGAGATGCTTACAGCGAGATG aaaagaGCTTATAAGGAATATGCCAAGGCCCTGCCAGTGTTAAAGAAGATGGGTATCACATCAGTCCTGCTGCGAAAGTTAATTGGCACACTGGAATTGTCATGTGGCATTGTGATGACACTGGTACCTGGGAGGCCCAAGGATGTGGCTAACTTTGTACTGCTTCTGGTcatgctggctgtgcttttcttcCATCAGCTGGTAGGTGATCCACTCAAGCGCTACGCCCATGCACTTGTCTTTGGGATCCTGCTGACCTGCCGGCTACTGATCATTAGGCAGGGGGATGACAAGGACATGGTTCCAGGAGGCCTGATGAAGGAGGTGCAAGCTAGTGGAGATACCAAGGCTGAGACTGAACAAGACAAAGGGAAGCTTAAAACCTCCTAA
- the tmem35 gene encoding novel acetylcholine receptor chaperone isoform X2 → MGISAGSGRRSSVYDRLRLMMVSSRTVTIVTLSVALGLFFVFMGTIKLTPRLSRDAYSEMKRAYKEYAKALPVLKKMGITSVLLRKLIGTLELSCGIVMTLVPGRPKDVANFVLLLVMLAVLFFHQLVLSLEHRFATLCAR, encoded by the exons ATGGGAATTTCTGCCGGGAGTGGCAGAAGGAG TTCTGTGTATGATCGGCTTCGACTGATGATGGTGTCGTCCAGGACAGTGACAATCGTGACTCTCTCTGTTGCCTTGGGTTTATTCTTTGTCTTCATGGGAACCATTAAATTGACGCCAAGACTGAGCAGAGATGCTTACAGCGAGATG aaaagaGCTTATAAGGAATATGCCAAGGCCCTGCCAGTGTTAAAGAAGATGGGTATCACATCAGTCCTGCTGCGAAAGTTAATTGGCACACTGGAATTGTCATGTGGCATTGTGATGACACTGGTACCTGGGAGGCCCAAGGATGTGGCTAACTTTGTACTGCTTCTGGTcatgctggctgtgcttttcttcCATCAGCTG GTGCTGTCACTGGAACATAGGTTTGCTACTCTCTGCGCGCGCTGA